One region of Halococcus salifodinae DSM 8989 genomic DNA includes:
- a CDS encoding DUF7534 family protein — MAKSRFRQFLAMSLAVVALAFFLGAVLAPPDPFTQLYYTIPVLVVGIPYSYWRVYRAEGGGRPIDHG; from the coding sequence ATGGCGAAGTCGCGCTTTCGACAGTTCCTCGCGATGTCGCTGGCTGTCGTGGCGCTCGCGTTCTTCCTCGGCGCGGTCCTCGCACCACCCGACCCGTTCACACAGCTCTACTACACGATCCCGGTTTTGGTGGTCGGCATTCCGTACTCGTACTGGCGTGTCTATCGCGCCGAGGGCGGCGGACGCCCGATCGACCACGGGTGA
- the npdG gene encoding NADPH-dependent F420 reductase, producing the protein MRIALLGGTGDIGEGLALRSTRDTDHEIVVGSRDPEKARDRAAVYEDELAGRGIDAKVNGFANPMAADRADVAVACVPAYHLADTVEAVADSLDDTILVSPAVGMQRDEGGMHYNPPGVGSVTALAADAAPEDVPVVGAFHGLAAGRLADLDSDLGWDVPVVGDDEAAKATVTALVDAIDGLRGLDAGPLAAAPEVESLTPLLINVAANNESLADLGVRFD; encoded by the coding sequence ATGCGGATCGCACTCCTCGGCGGCACGGGCGACATCGGCGAAGGGCTCGCACTACGATCGACGCGCGACACCGACCACGAGATCGTCGTCGGCTCGCGCGATCCCGAGAAGGCCCGCGATCGCGCCGCGGTCTACGAGGACGAACTCGCGGGTCGCGGCATCGACGCGAAGGTAAACGGGTTCGCGAACCCGATGGCGGCCGATCGTGCGGACGTCGCGGTCGCGTGCGTTCCGGCCTATCACCTCGCCGACACCGTCGAGGCGGTCGCGGATTCGCTCGACGACACCATCCTCGTGAGCCCCGCGGTCGGGATGCAGCGCGACGAGGGCGGGATGCACTACAACCCGCCAGGCGTCGGGAGCGTGACCGCGCTCGCAGCCGACGCCGCGCCCGAGGATGTCCCAGTCGTGGGCGCGTTCCACGGCCTCGCCGCCGGTCGGCTCGCGGACCTCGATTCGGATCTCGGCTGGGACGTGCCCGTCGTCGGTGACGACGAGGCCGCGAAAGCCACCGTGACCGCGCTCGTCGACGCCATCGACGGGCTTCGCGGGCTTGACGCCGGCCCGCTCGCGGCTGCCCCCGAGGTCGAGAGCCTCACACCGCTGCTCATCAACGTCGCAGCCAACAATGAGAGTCTCGCTGACCTCGGCGTGAGGTTCGATTGA
- a CDS encoding NADP-dependent malic enzyme, with amino-acid sequence MGLDEDSLEYHRQEPPGKIEIATTKPTNTQRDLSLAYSPGVAAACEEIAADPDDAYTYTAKGNMVGVISNGSAVLGLGDIGAQASKPVMEGKGVLFKRFADIDVFDIELDEADPQEIIRTVEAMEPTFGGINLEDISAPECFEIEESLRESMSIPVFHDDQHGTAIISGAALLNAADIADKDLEELEIVFSGAGASAIATARFYVSLGARKENITMCDSSGIITEERAQHGDVNEFKREFARDVPEGDLADAMAGADVFVGLSIGGLVDEEMVRSMASDPIVFAMANPDPEIGYEQAKAARDDTVIMATGRSDYPNQVNNVLGFPFIFRGALDVRATEINEAMKVAAAEALAELAQQDVPDAVVKAYGDQPLQYGPDYIIPKPVDPRVLFEVTPAVARAAMDSGAARTELDTDEYVEELEARLGKSREMMRVVLNKAKADPKRVVLAEGDDEKMIRAAHQIAEQGIATPVLIGDRDQIWATMESLGFDFEPEIVDPYEDDLEPYADRIHDLRKRKGVTRTEAADLARDENHLGSVMVEMGDADAMLTGLMHDYPSALRPPLQLIGTADDAEYAAGVYMLAFKNRVVFCADATVNQDPDADVLAEITRHTADLARRFNVEPRAALLSYSNFGSVDNEGTRKPRYAAQQLRNDPSAEFPVDGEMQADTAVVDDILEGTYGFSDLDGPANVLVFPNLEAGNIGYKLLQRLGGADAIGPMLVGMDKPVHVLQRGDEVKDIVNLAGVAVVDAQENGE; translated from the coding sequence ATGGGACTGGACGAGGACTCACTGGAGTACCACCGTCAGGAGCCGCCGGGCAAGATCGAGATCGCCACCACCAAACCCACCAACACCCAGCGAGACCTCTCGCTGGCGTACTCGCCGGGGGTGGCTGCGGCCTGTGAGGAGATCGCCGCCGACCCCGACGATGCCTACACCTACACCGCCAAAGGGAACATGGTGGGCGTGATCTCCAATGGATCGGCAGTGTTGGGCCTCGGCGACATCGGCGCGCAGGCCTCCAAACCCGTGATGGAGGGGAAAGGAGTTCTTTTCAAACGCTTCGCCGACATCGACGTCTTCGACATCGAACTCGACGAGGCCGACCCCCAGGAGATCATTCGAACCGTCGAAGCGATGGAGCCCACCTTCGGTGGCATCAATCTCGAAGACATCAGCGCGCCCGAATGCTTCGAGATCGAGGAGAGCCTGCGAGAGTCGATGTCGATCCCCGTCTTTCACGACGATCAACATGGAACGGCGATCATCTCCGGCGCGGCGCTGCTGAACGCCGCCGACATCGCCGACAAAGACCTCGAGGAGTTGGAGATCGTCTTCTCGGGAGCGGGCGCGAGCGCGATCGCCACCGCACGATTCTACGTCTCGCTCGGTGCGCGTAAGGAGAACATCACGATGTGTGACTCCTCGGGGATCATCACCGAAGAACGCGCCCAGCATGGCGACGTCAACGAGTTCAAACGCGAGTTCGCTCGCGACGTTCCGGAGGGCGATCTCGCGGACGCGATGGCGGGCGCGGACGTCTTTGTCGGGTTGTCGATCGGCGGACTCGTCGACGAGGAGATGGTGCGCTCGATGGCGAGCGATCCCATCGTCTTCGCGATGGCCAACCCCGACCCTGAGATCGGCTACGAGCAGGCCAAAGCCGCCCGCGACGATACGGTGATCATGGCCACCGGCCGGTCGGATTACCCCAACCAGGTCAACAACGTGCTGGGCTTCCCCTTCATCTTCCGGGGCGCGCTCGACGTCCGCGCCACCGAGATCAACGAAGCCATGAAGGTCGCCGCCGCCGAGGCGCTCGCGGAGCTCGCCCAGCAGGACGTGCCCGACGCGGTCGTGAAAGCCTACGGCGACCAACCACTCCAGTACGGCCCCGACTACATCATCCCGAAACCCGTCGATCCCCGCGTCCTCTTCGAGGTCACGCCCGCGGTGGCGCGGGCGGCGATGGACTCCGGTGCTGCCCGGACGGAGCTCGACACCGACGAATACGTCGAGGAGCTCGAAGCCAGGCTGGGCAAATCCCGTGAGATGATGCGCGTCGTCCTCAACAAGGCGAAGGCCGATCCCAAGCGGGTGGTCCTCGCCGAGGGCGACGACGAGAAGATGATCCGCGCCGCCCACCAGATCGCCGAGCAGGGCATCGCCACGCCCGTCCTCATCGGCGACCGGGACCAGATCTGGGCCACGATGGAGTCGCTGGGATTCGACTTCGAGCCCGAGATCGTCGACCCCTACGAGGACGACCTCGAACCCTACGCTGATCGGATCCACGATCTCAGAAAGCGCAAGGGCGTCACCCGCACCGAAGCGGCCGACCTCGCCCGCGACGAGAACCACCTCGGCAGTGTGATGGTCGAGATGGGCGACGCCGACGCAATGTTGACCGGCCTAATGCACGACTACCCGTCGGCGCTCCGGCCGCCGCTCCAGCTGATCGGCACCGCCGACGACGCCGAGTACGCAGCGGGAGTCTACATGCTCGCGTTCAAAAACCGGGTAGTGTTCTGCGCCGACGCCACCGTCAATCAGGACCCCGACGCGGACGTCCTCGCCGAGATCACGCGCCACACCGCCGATCTCGCCCGGCGGTTCAACGTCGAGCCGCGGGCGGCCCTGCTGTCGTATTCGAACTTCGGTAGCGTCGACAACGAAGGGACTCGCAAGCCTCGGTATGCTGCACAACAGCTCCGCAACGATCCCAGCGCGGAGTTCCCGGTCGACGGCGAGATGCAGGCCGATACCGCCGTCGTCGACGATATCCTGGAGGGTACCTACGGTTTCTCGGATCTCGACGGGCCCGCGAACGTCCTCGTGTTCCCGAATCTGGAGGCCGGCAACATCGGCTACAAGCTGCTCCAGCGGCTGGGTGGTGCGGACGCCATCGGCCCGATGCTGGTCGGCATGGACAAACCCGTTCACGTCCTCCAGCGCGGCGACGAGGTCAAAGACATCGTGAACCTCGCTGGTGTCGCCGTCGTCGACGCTCAGGAGAACGGCGAATAG
- a CDS encoding COX15/CtaA family protein produces the protein MGLRFRHLAAVTTGMTFALILLGVYTAAAGAGLSCGARWPLCNGAVFGLFPANWPSFIEWFHRLVAMITGFFILGTTYVAWRDGKSRRTRIASTVALVVLPVQVLLGGATVTIYTALVQVTHHAAALVIFAALIATTVWAYETPDTNPTSAGTATGMSADD, from the coding sequence ATGGGACTCCGATTTCGGCACTTGGCTGCCGTCACCACCGGCATGACGTTCGCGCTCATCCTGCTCGGAGTGTACACCGCCGCGGCGGGCGCGGGACTGTCGTGTGGGGCGCGGTGGCCGCTGTGCAACGGCGCGGTGTTCGGGCTGTTCCCGGCGAACTGGCCGAGCTTCATCGAGTGGTTCCACCGCCTCGTCGCGATGATCACTGGATTCTTCATCCTCGGGACGACCTACGTGGCGTGGCGGGACGGGAAGAGCCGCCGGACCCGCATCGCGAGCACGGTCGCGCTCGTCGTGCTGCCGGTGCAGGTCCTGCTCGGCGGGGCCACCGTGACGATCTACACCGCGCTGGTCCAGGTAACTCACCACGCCGCCGCCCTCGTGATCTTCGCCGCCCTGATCGCCACCACCGTGTGGGCGTACGAAACGCCCGACACCAACCCAACGAGCGCCGGTACCGCCACCGGGATGAGCGCCGACGACTGA
- a CDS encoding basic amino acid ABC transporter substrate-binding protein: MDRNDLTTRRGYLRATGAGVAALSLAGCVGGGGDGNGSDGGNESGGGGGGTNGSGGGDGGNGSSDNASDGNGSGSGNESGGDGSDGNESGDSAEQETIVIGSDIPYKPFEYRTNDDELVGFDVGIADAVFGEQLGMTPNFKPTAFDTIIPSLNNGNFRVIMSAMTINDERAQKVDFSNPYFTAYQTIVVLQNSDISAKEDLKGKSVGVQKGTTGEGAAEGLKEEFDGDLTIQSYDQIPGAFSALNNNQVVAVINDNTVNGQFVDENSDIARFVEGEGEAADQGKNAPPYLTLTVEEYGIAFRKDDDDLKKRVNEAIATIRDDGTYEEIYNEYFDA, encoded by the coding sequence ATGGATCGTAACGATCTGACGACGCGACGCGGGTATCTGAGGGCGACTGGCGCGGGTGTGGCGGCACTATCGCTCGCCGGCTGTGTCGGTGGTGGTGGCGACGGAAACGGCAGCGATGGTGGAAACGAGAGCGGTGGCGGTGGAGGCGGTACCAACGGTAGTGGCGGCGGGGACGGCGGCAACGGAAGCAGTGACAACGCGAGTGACGGAAACGGCAGCGGAAGTGGAAACGAGAGCGGTGGCGACGGGAGTGACGGGAACGAGAGCGGTGATTCGGCCGAACAGGAGACCATCGTGATCGGCTCGGACATCCCGTACAAGCCGTTCGAGTATCGCACGAACGACGACGAACTCGTCGGGTTCGACGTCGGGATCGCCGATGCGGTCTTCGGCGAACAGTTGGGCATGACGCCGAACTTCAAACCCACCGCGTTCGACACCATCATCCCGTCGCTCAACAACGGTAACTTCCGGGTCATCATGAGCGCGATGACGATCAACGACGAGCGCGCACAGAAGGTCGACTTCTCGAACCCGTACTTCACGGCGTATCAGACCATCGTCGTGCTCCAGAACAGCGATATCTCCGCGAAGGAGGATCTGAAAGGCAAGAGCGTCGGCGTCCAGAAGGGGACGACCGGCGAGGGCGCTGCCGAGGGGTTGAAAGAGGAGTTCGACGGCGACCTCACCATCCAGTCCTACGACCAGATCCCCGGCGCGTTCAGCGCACTGAACAACAACCAGGTCGTCGCGGTCATCAACGACAACACCGTCAACGGCCAGTTCGTCGACGAGAACTCGGACATCGCCCGGTTCGTCGAGGGCGAAGGCGAGGCCGCCGATCAGGGCAAGAACGCCCCGCCGTATCTCACCCTCACCGTCGAGGAGTACGGTATCGCCTTCCGGAAGGACGACGATGACCTCAAAAAGCGGGTGAACGAGGCGATCGCTACCATCAGGGACGACGGCACCTACGAGGAGATCTACAACGAGTACTTCGACGCCTGA
- a CDS encoding amino acid ABC transporter permease, producing MTESYSDATTTDDTGNRLLNDNTLKWVGVAVAGVFTLGVAAFLAYIVIVQVDFDLLVEVVHPQFTDAFVTVLRIVVISSVLSVIAGVAVGLGRVSQTRFTRAIARGYIEFFRGTPLLFQLMVIFLGVPTFWPPGAFPITNFAVPAAIIGLTLNHAAYIGEAIRGGIEAVPDGQMEAARSLGLSYIQSMREVVLPQAWRNALAAIGNDQVILVKDTSLLTVIAVPELISAFRNVNSNNFDAWTPIVIVAVAYLLITIPLGKLVSYLEARADPASDRR from the coding sequence ATGACCGAGTCATATTCGGACGCGACCACGACGGACGATACCGGGAATCGGTTGCTCAACGACAACACGCTGAAGTGGGTCGGTGTCGCCGTCGCCGGCGTGTTCACCCTCGGTGTCGCGGCGTTTCTCGCGTACATCGTGATCGTGCAGGTCGACTTCGACCTCCTCGTGGAGGTGGTCCATCCACAGTTCACCGACGCGTTCGTCACGGTGCTTCGCATCGTCGTCATCAGCAGCGTGCTGTCGGTCATCGCCGGCGTCGCCGTCGGTCTCGGGCGTGTCTCCCAGACGCGGTTCACGCGAGCGATCGCGCGCGGGTATATCGAGTTCTTCCGCGGAACGCCGCTGCTCTTCCAGCTGATGGTCATCTTCCTCGGCGTGCCGACGTTCTGGCCGCCGGGCGCGTTCCCGATCACGAACTTCGCGGTGCCCGCGGCCATCATCGGGCTGACGCTGAACCACGCGGCGTACATCGGCGAGGCGATCCGCGGCGGTATCGAGGCCGTGCCGGACGGTCAGATGGAGGCCGCCCGCTCGCTCGGGCTCTCGTACATCCAGTCGATGCGCGAGGTCGTGCTGCCGCAGGCGTGGCGCAACGCCTTGGCAGCCATCGGTAACGACCAGGTCATCCTCGTGAAGGACACCTCGCTGCTGACCGTGATCGCGGTGCCGGAGCTCATCAGCGCGTTCCGGAACGTCAACAGCAACAACTTCGATGCGTGGACCCCGATCGTCATCGTCGCGGTCGCGTATCTCCTGATCACCATCCCGCTCGGCAAGCTCGTCAGCTATCTCGAAGCGCGCGCCGACCCCGCGAGTGATCGACGATGA
- a CDS encoding amino acid ABC transporter ATP-binding protein: MSRSHDASLVEFEGVNKYFGEAHVLTDIDLAIDDQEVCVVVGPSGSGKSTLLRCANRLEEIQSGDIRLAGESISAPGANVDRLRQRIGMVFQSFNLFPHKTALENVTLGPMKVRGLSKAEATDRAEGLLDRVGLSAQSDSYPNALSGGQQQRVAIARALAMEPEVMLFDEVTSALDPELVGEVLEVMRGLAEEGMTMMVVTHQMGFAREVGDRVVLMSEGRIVETSEPKRFFSDPDTERGQQFLSRLL, from the coding sequence ATGAGCCGGTCACACGACGCGTCGCTCGTCGAGTTCGAGGGCGTGAACAAGTACTTCGGCGAGGCACACGTGCTGACGGACATCGATCTCGCGATCGACGATCAGGAGGTCTGTGTCGTCGTCGGCCCGAGCGGCAGCGGGAAGTCGACGCTGCTGCGGTGTGCAAACAGGTTGGAGGAGATCCAGTCGGGTGACATCCGACTGGCGGGCGAGTCCATTTCAGCTCCGGGCGCGAACGTCGACCGGCTCCGCCAGCGCATCGGGATGGTGTTCCAGAGCTTCAACCTCTTCCCCCACAAGACCGCGCTCGAAAACGTCACGCTCGGCCCGATGAAGGTGCGCGGACTCTCGAAGGCCGAGGCCACCGATCGCGCCGAGGGACTGCTCGATCGAGTCGGGCTCTCGGCCCAGTCCGACTCCTACCCGAACGCGCTTTCGGGTGGTCAACAACAACGGGTCGCGATCGCCCGTGCGCTCGCGATGGAGCCCGAGGTGATGCTGTTCGACGAGGTGACGAGCGCGCTCGACCCCGAGCTCGTCGGTGAGGTGCTCGAAGTGATGCGGGGTCTCGCCGAGGAAGGGATGACGATGATGGTCGTGACCCACCAGATGGGGTTCGCCCGCGAGGTCGGCGACCGCGTCGTCTTGATGTCCGAGGGTCGGATCGTCGAGACCAGCGAGCCGAAACGCTTCTTCTCGGATCCCGACACCGAACGCGGCCAGCAGTTCCTCTCGCGGCTGCTCTGA
- a CDS encoding zinc-binding dehydrogenase, translating to MRAAVLHEYGEPLAIESIAPPDVENHGAVVAVEACGICRSDWHAWQGHGEWADDKVPRGQILGHEPVGRIVETGDHVTPFEGGERVAVPFNLGCGDCGACVTGHGNVCPDDRALGFEPAAPGAFAERVHVPHAAYNLTALGEGVAPVDAAALGCRYVTAFNALVRRADIAAGEWVAVFGCGGVGLSAVQIANALGARVVAVDVDNATLDLASEIGATETVNGAETNDVPGAIAALTDGGAHVTIDALGRQETCRDAVESLQRRGRHVQVGLTTDAERGEIALPTDAIARGEIDFLGVRGLSPTGYDEVLRLVESDVLDPGRLVTREVGLDDVSDRLAAMDEYETRGIEVVTEL from the coding sequence ATGCGCGCCGCAGTCCTCCACGAGTACGGCGAACCGCTCGCGATCGAGTCGATCGCTCCGCCCGACGTCGAGAACCACGGAGCCGTGGTCGCGGTCGAGGCCTGCGGCATCTGCCGGAGCGACTGGCACGCGTGGCAGGGCCACGGCGAGTGGGCCGACGACAAAGTTCCTCGTGGGCAGATCCTCGGTCACGAACCCGTCGGCCGGATCGTCGAAACCGGCGATCACGTTACGCCCTTCGAGGGCGGCGAACGCGTCGCGGTGCCGTTCAATCTCGGGTGTGGTGACTGCGGGGCGTGCGTGACCGGCCACGGGAACGTCTGTCCCGACGATCGCGCGCTGGGGTTCGAGCCCGCTGCACCGGGAGCGTTCGCCGAGCGGGTTCACGTCCCCCATGCCGCGTACAACCTCACGGCACTCGGGGAAGGCGTCGCGCCGGTCGACGCGGCAGCGCTCGGCTGTCGGTACGTCACGGCGTTCAACGCGCTCGTCCGCCGCGCCGACATCGCGGCCGGCGAGTGGGTCGCGGTGTTCGGCTGTGGCGGCGTCGGACTCTCAGCGGTGCAGATCGCGAACGCGCTCGGCGCACGGGTCGTCGCGGTCGACGTCGACAACGCGACTCTCGACCTTGCGAGCGAGATCGGCGCAACCGAGACGGTGAACGGAGCAGAAACGAACGACGTGCCGGGAGCGATCGCGGCGCTTACCGACGGCGGCGCGCACGTCACGATAGACGCGCTCGGGCGGCAGGAGACGTGCCGCGACGCGGTCGAGAGTCTCCAGCGGCGCGGCCGTCACGTCCAGGTCGGGCTCACGACCGACGCCGAGCGCGGCGAGATCGCGCTGCCGACCGACGCGATCGCCCGGGGAGAGATCGACTTTTTAGGAGTTCGCGGCCTGTCGCCGACGGGCTACGACGAGGTGCTCCGCCTCGTCGAGAGCGACGTTCTCGACCCCGGCCGCCTCGTCACGCGCGAGGTCGGACTCGACGACGTTTCCGATCGGCTCGCCGCGATGGACGAGTACGAAACGCGGGGGATCGAGGTCGTCACCGAGCTGTAG
- a CDS encoding replication factor C large subunit produces the protein MVDWTEKYRPSTLSEVRGNNKARDALAEWAETWDAHGEAVILHGAPGVGKTSAAHALAADMDWPTIELNASDQRTKAVVERIAGEAAKSGTLTEGGAGRRLVVMDEADNLHGNVDRGGSRAITSLVKEAGQPMILIANEFYDMSNSLRNACETIEFRDVGARSILPVLRDICRREDVEYESDALEAIAEANSGDLRGAVNDLQALAEVNEKLTAEAVVTGDRDRTTGIFDFLDALIKEEDAESALRSSYDVDETPDDLINWIEDNVPKDFHGPELADAYDNLANADRWLGRVRATQDYSYWRYAGDAMTAGVAAARREPKGGWTRYGPPSYWSKLGRSRGTREKRDYVAQHIAETGGMSMASARNDVMPFLSAMTHHCTNRELTVTMAARYDLDAEHVAHITGSGKDTNKVQKIVADAAERRDEEAVSHAEGAFEGATRTTEEPETSDDPDGESSTDGTAAESTDAEDENDRDESAGDDSAADDSQSGLADFY, from the coding sequence ATGGTTGATTGGACCGAGAAGTATCGTCCGTCGACGCTCTCGGAAGTGCGTGGCAACAACAAAGCCCGAGATGCACTCGCCGAGTGGGCCGAGACGTGGGACGCACATGGAGAAGCCGTCATTCTCCACGGCGCGCCAGGCGTCGGGAAGACCTCGGCAGCCCACGCGCTCGCGGCCGACATGGACTGGCCGACGATCGAGCTCAACGCCTCCGACCAGCGCACGAAGGCGGTCGTCGAGCGGATCGCGGGCGAGGCCGCCAAATCCGGCACGCTCACCGAGGGTGGGGCGGGCCGACGGCTCGTCGTCATGGACGAGGCCGACAACCTCCACGGGAACGTCGACCGTGGCGGCTCGCGCGCGATCACGAGCCTCGTGAAGGAGGCCGGCCAGCCGATGATCCTCATCGCCAACGAGTTCTACGACATGTCGAACTCCCTCCGCAACGCCTGCGAGACGATCGAGTTCCGAGACGTCGGGGCACGCTCGATCCTGCCCGTGCTCCGTGACATCTGCCGCCGGGAGGACGTCGAGTACGAATCCGACGCCCTGGAGGCGATCGCCGAGGCCAACAGCGGCGATCTCCGGGGGGCGGTCAACGACCTCCAGGCGCTCGCGGAGGTGAACGAGAAACTCACCGCCGAGGCCGTGGTCACCGGCGACCGCGATCGCACGACCGGAATCTTCGATTTCCTCGACGCGCTCATCAAAGAGGAGGACGCAGAAAGCGCACTCCGATCCTCCTACGACGTCGACGAGACCCCCGACGACCTCATCAACTGGATCGAGGACAACGTCCCGAAGGACTTTCACGGGCCTGAACTCGCCGACGCCTACGACAACCTCGCGAACGCCGACCGCTGGCTCGGGCGGGTGCGAGCCACCCAGGACTACTCGTACTGGCGCTACGCCGGCGACGCGATGACGGCGGGCGTCGCGGCCGCGAGACGGGAGCCGAAGGGTGGCTGGACGCGGTACGGCCCGCCGAGCTACTGGTCGAAACTCGGACGATCGCGGGGCACACGCGAGAAGCGCGATTACGTCGCCCAACACATCGCCGAAACCGGCGGGATGAGCATGGCGAGCGCGCGCAACGACGTCATGCCATTTTTGTCGGCGATGACCCACCACTGTACGAACCGGGAGCTGACGGTGACGATGGCCGCCAGATATGATCTCGACGCCGAGCACGTCGCCCACATTACCGGCAGCGGGAAGGATACCAACAAAGTACAGAAGATCGTCGCCGACGCCGCGGAACGCCGCGACGAGGAGGCGGTCTCGCACGCCGAGGGCGCGTTCGAGGGCGCGACGCGAACCACCGAGGAACCGGAAACGAGCGACGACCCGGATGGCGAGTCGAGCACGGACGGCACGGCTGCGGAGTCGACGGATGCAGAAGACGAGAACGACCGGGACGAGAGCGCTGGCGACGATTCCGCAGCCGACGACTCCCAGTCCGGTCTCGCGGACTTCTACTGA
- the mutL gene encoding DNA mismatch repair endonuclease MutL, which yields MTRITELSTVTIERIAAGEVVTRPASVVTELVENALDAGADSIEIAVENAGLDLVQVADDGHGMTEADARLAVERHATSKIHDVDDVERVATLGFRGEALPSIAQVARLELTTKAEESGAAGTRVVVDGEEKTTGPAGRAVGTTVSATDLFANTPVRRKSLATPKREFARISETVSDYALTHPDVRFSLTHDDRTVLSTPGSMSYTDAILGVYDREAASQSTVFRRGDEDEGGDNQSSDGVSVSGLVVYPSITRSTPAHVTTAINGRALDDTTVRNAVTRGYGSLLPDDRYPIAVVDVALPPEQVDVNVHPSKDEVAFADPDAVAEVVEQAVSAALATQDLAHTGEIAFDLDSSLGEPACESTFDAIGVIGQFRDLYLLCEADDDLLVVDQHAAHERINFERLREALDDGIDSVPIEPTSLSLTAAEAALVDANAEALDALGFRIEADSGAYRATGLPAPLGRVAEPSAVHDVLDAFLAGDGPENPREELLKDVACHPSLKAGDSLTGEDAARLVERLGACEQPFACPHGRPTVLTIDEETFARGFERPNTRFD from the coding sequence ATGACGAGAATCACTGAACTCAGTACGGTAACGATCGAACGCATCGCGGCCGGCGAGGTCGTCACCAGGCCTGCGAGCGTCGTGACCGAACTCGTGGAGAACGCGCTCGACGCCGGCGCTGACAGCATCGAGATCGCCGTCGAGAACGCAGGTCTCGATCTCGTCCAGGTCGCGGACGACGGCCACGGGATGACCGAGGCCGACGCCCGCCTCGCCGTCGAGCGCCACGCAACAAGCAAGATTCACGACGTGGACGACGTCGAGCGCGTCGCGACCCTCGGTTTCCGGGGCGAAGCGCTGCCGAGCATCGCGCAGGTCGCGCGCCTCGAACTCACCACGAAGGCCGAAGAGAGCGGAGCGGCCGGCACACGGGTCGTCGTCGATGGCGAGGAGAAAACGACGGGGCCGGCGGGCCGGGCGGTCGGCACCACGGTCTCGGCCACCGATCTGTTCGCCAACACGCCGGTACGCCGGAAGTCCCTCGCCACGCCGAAACGCGAGTTCGCCCGGATCAGCGAGACGGTTTCGGACTACGCGCTGACCCATCCAGACGTGCGATTCTCGCTGACCCACGACGATAGAACTGTCCTCTCGACTCCTGGTTCGATGAGCTACACCGACGCGATCCTCGGGGTGTACGACCGCGAGGCGGCGAGCCAGAGCACCGTGTTCCGTCGGGGAGACGAAGACGAGGGTGGCGACAACCAGTCGTCCGACGGGGTCAGCGTGAGCGGGCTCGTGGTCTATCCCTCCATCACTCGGTCGACGCCGGCACACGTCACCACCGCGATCAACGGCCGCGCGCTCGACGACACGACCGTCAGGAACGCCGTGACGCGGGGGTACGGTAGTCTGCTGCCCGACGATCGGTATCCGATCGCCGTGGTCGACGTCGCTTTGCCACCGGAGCAGGTCGACGTCAACGTCCATCCATCGAAGGACGAAGTCGCGTTCGCCGATCCGGATGCAGTCGCCGAGGTGGTCGAGCAGGCCGTCTCGGCGGCGCTCGCGACTCAGGACCTCGCACACACGGGAGAGATCGCGTTCGATCTCGACTCGTCGCTCGGCGAGCCCGCGTGCGAGTCGACGTTCGACGCGATCGGGGTCATCGGCCAGTTCCGCGACCTCTACCTCCTGTGCGAGGCCGACGACGATCTCCTCGTGGTCGACCAGCACGCCGCCCACGAGCGGATCAACTTCGAACGCCTCCGGGAAGCGCTCGACGACGGGATCGATTCGGTTCCGATCGAGCCGACGTCGCTCTCGCTGACGGCCGCGGAGGCAGCGCTCGTGGACGCCAACGCCGAGGCCCTCGACGCGCTCGGCTTTCGGATCGAAGCCGATAGCGGAGCGTACCGGGCGACGGGACTGCCCGCGCCGCTCGGCCGCGTCGCGGAACCGTCGGCCGTTCACGACGTGCTCGACGCGTTCCTCGCTGGCGACGGGCCAGAAAACCCACGCGAGGAACTTTTGAAGGATGTCGCGTGTCACCCCTCGCTCAAAGCCGGCGACTCCCTCACCGGCGAGGACGCCGCCAGGCTGGTCGAACGCCTCGGCGCGTGCGAGCAGCCGTTCGCGTGCCCGCACGGCCGGCCGACGGTGCTGACGATCGACGAGGAGACGTTCGCGCGCGGGTTCGAGCGGCCGAACACGCGGTTCGACTGA